A window from Bufo bufo chromosome 1, aBufBuf1.1, whole genome shotgun sequence encodes these proteins:
- the LOC120989984 gene encoding olfactory receptor 1468-like, with protein MAAAAACAEEGEDSDADSSLGDTVESRDPSPVSKSFLTKVLGQALEKAIKPVLVELSDIKSEITQMGHRVETLETAAQELVSHSTWIEEYLNFHTTELNKAMLMLEDQENRSRRRNIRIKGLPESWASEALHKLAMEIFADLLGQEPAASIIIERIHRALRPVPKPNERPRDVVCGLLSYVDTARIMAAARERRQIVYDGADVALYQDISPSTLAKRHIMKPLLDALRTNLTVVTKFLLLGFQSSQLLRNLLFLLFLVVFVATICGNLLIIILVSTTKNLHTPMYFFISQLSISDILLSTNIVPNLLHILLNNGGTVSFIGCMTQFHFFDCTEALECFLLAVMSYDRYVAICNPLRYSSVMTNRFCVTSLIISWLMGNVFSLIITITSSKLNFCGSNIIDHLFCDIVPLLELSCSDTFSVHLEIFVLGAPTVMVPTSIIVVSYTYIVISVLRIPSITGRQKAFSTCSSHLIVVSIFYWTMFSVYVFPKREKTWVSSKIISLLYTVFTPFINPFIYSLRNKDIKKAIQQTLHKHISRNKH; from the exons ATGGCGGCGGCAGCTGCATGCGCTGAAGAAGGAGAGGATTCTGATGCAGACAGCTCTCTGGGCGACACAGTAGAATCCCGTGATCCCTCACCTGTATCGAAGTCTTTTCTCACTAAGGTACTGGGGCAAGCGCTGGAAAAGGCCATAAAGCCAGTACTGGTGGAACTCTCGGATATAAAATCTGAGATAACACAAATGGGGCACAGAGTGGAGACGCTTGAAACAGCGGCGCAGGAGCTTGTGTCGCACTCCACGTGGATAGAGGAATATCTCAACTTCCATACCACAGAGCTCAACAAAGCGATGCTGATGCTTGAAGATCAAGAAAACAGAAGCAGGCGACGGAATATCCGTATCAAGGGCCTACCCGAATCCTGGGCTTCTGAAGCGCTGCATAAATTGGCCATGGAAATTTTCGCCGATCTTTTAGGCCAGGAACCGGCCGCTTCGATTATTATTGAACGTATCCACAGGGCCCTAAGACCAGTTCCAAAGCCGAACGAGAGACCCAGAGATGTTGTCTGTGGTCTTTTGTCATATGTGGACACTGCCCGAATAATGGCCGCAGCCAGAGAGAGAAGACAGATCGTATACGATGGAGCGGACGTCGCTCTCTACCAAGATATATCGCCCTCCACGCTGGCGAAAAGGCACATTATGAAACCCCTACTGGATGCGCTGAGa ACAAATCTGACTGTGGTCACAAAGTTTCTCCTCTTAGGATTTCAAAGCAGCCAACTTTTGAGAAATCTTCTATTTCTTCTGTTCCTTGTTGTTTTTGTTGCCACAATATGTGGGAACCTCCTGATCATCATACTGGTGTCCACCACCAAGAACCTCCACACCCCAATGTACTTCTTTATCTCACAACTGTCCATCAGTGACATCTTATTATCCACAAATATTGTCCCCAACCTGCTCCACATCCTACTGAATAATGGAGGAACCGTCAGTTTTATTGGTTGTATGACTCAGTTTCATTTTTTTGATTGCACTGAAGCATTAGAGTGTTTTCTTCTCGCTGTGATgtcttatgacagatatgtggccATCTGTAATCCCCTCCGTTACTCCTCTGTCATGACGAATAGATTTTGTGTTACATCACTCATTATTAGTTGGTTGATGGGTAATGTTTTTTCATTGATTATAACGATAACATCATCAAAACTAAACTTTTGTGGGTCAAATATCATCGACCATTTATTCTGTGACATTGTCCCCTTACTAGAACTTTCCTGTTCTGACACCTTCTCTGTTCACTTGGAGATTTTTGTTTTGGGAGCTCCAACTGTAATGGTCCCAACCTCAATCATTGTAGTTTCTTATACTTACATTGTGATATCAGTCTTAAGGATCCCATCCATTACTGGTAGAcagaaagccttctccacctgtagCTCCCACCTCATTGTGGTCTCCATTTTTTACTGGACTATGTTTAGTGTTTATGTTTTCCCTAAGAGAGAAAAAACTTGGGTCAGTAGTAAAATCATCtctctgctgtatactgtatttactccatttattaacccctttatatacagtctgaggaaTAAAGACATTAAGAAAGCCATACAGCAAACATTACATAAACACATATCCCGTAATAAACATTAA